In a single window of the Nitrospirota bacterium genome:
- a CDS encoding type II toxin-antitoxin system RelE/ParE family toxin, giving the protein MVKVIWTEPALTDLLEIIQYIGRDSKVYAARFGTKVVKAPRILEESPQSGRVVPEFFDGTIRELIYGSYRIIYKYKAEEPACYIVAVIHGSRDILRHLRPGEWNIE; this is encoded by the coding sequence ATGGTTAAAGTCATCTGGACAGAGCCAGCGTTAACTGATCTCCTTGAGATTATTCAATATATAGGTAGAGATTCCAAGGTTTATGCAGCGAGATTTGGGACAAAAGTTGTAAAGGCCCCACGTATATTGGAAGAATCTCCTCAGAGCGGTCGAGTTGTTCCTGAATTTTTTGATGGCACTATTCGAGAACTTATTTATGGATCGTACCGTATTATCTATAAATATAAAGCAGAAGAACCGGCTTGTTATATTGTCGCTGTAATACATGGAAGCAGGGACATCCTTAGACATCTTAGGCCAGGAGAGTGGAATATCGAATAA
- the glnE gene encoding bifunctional [glutamate--ammonia ligase]-adenylyl-L-tyrosine phosphorylase/[glutamate--ammonia-ligase] adenylyltransferase — translation MNKIIKEIIKNFREAERLSTLLSETGFSDGRKAGVNLHLLFKDIEDQQIFRKLMPAVLKSCIASPDPDMSLNNLERFVVFYEDKERLYTYLTDRSELIPVLLFLFGSSQYLSNFLFSAPQEYLVWLSIPNLLRQAINKESQLDYLRKQISTVRTSINDIKSLLRRFRKKEYIRIALRDMLGYAILSEVTQEISAVADICLQIAYEFCNNDLIKRYGMPMYTDVDGNTHNCAFTILGMGKLGGEELNYSSDIDIMFLYTSDRGETSTGQLNNHQFYVKLSEMVSRIIGDVTEEGFVFRVDTRLRPEGDKGDLASSLRSYEVYYESWGLTWERAALSKTRPSAGDENLGKAFLSMIQPFVYRKYLDFNSIDEIRDMKVKIDKHIAVKGKDLNDVKLGYGGIREIEFFVQALQLLYGGKEPWIREKNTLRALHRLAQKGFISYDEEGILSNAYHLLRRIEHGVQIVGERQVHVMPNDAKELYILARRLGYKDKGRSRADEFLMKDYLSCTKAVRKIYDGLFVKKTAEEGPMDEEGACEIVIGDVVPEEEAIHLLSKYNFKDARKAYRNIILLRDGPAFSHQTPRSRQIFSRIFPKFFNLMTSFSDPDLALNNLEALISSAGARETLYSFFEENPQAIEAVIRLFSSSEYLSKIVMRHTELVDLFLDPEEMLKKRTKKALQDELFTAIRNAQSYTEKLDTLRKFKYTEELRIGYTDILGYAVTAEVSKNMSALADCSVYAAVIIAEEELGRTYGRPMSKPMNKPEKASTARFCVVGMGKLGGEEITYGSDLDLIFIYSGEGETKGKHSISNAEYFSFLSSKIMSALTSITREGTVFKVDVRLRPSGTKGPLCQSIEGVISYIRDHADTWEFQYLTRARIIAGDETLGQEFITGCQNLTYRRHNKEFLRKNIRDMRQRMEREVSKEDDEHYDIKVGPGGIVDIEFIVQYLKLLHGSQYPAIRVTNTLTSLELLYKEGVLSKDNYFKLKKAYTFLRTLESRLRIVHNMPSHLLPKNPDTLASLAMRMDYKDTKRLSAARRLIKAYEAYRKDVRGIMNEVFAG, via the coding sequence GTGTAAACCTTCATCTCCTCTTCAAAGACATAGAAGATCAACAGATATTCAGGAAGTTAATGCCTGCAGTATTAAAGTCATGCATAGCATCTCCTGACCCTGACATGTCGCTTAATAATCTTGAGCGCTTTGTCGTTTTTTATGAAGATAAAGAGAGGTTGTATACATACCTTACAGACCGAAGTGAGTTAATCCCTGTATTACTCTTTCTGTTCGGCAGTAGTCAGTATCTATCCAATTTCCTGTTTTCAGCACCACAGGAATATCTTGTCTGGCTTTCTATACCAAACCTACTCAGGCAGGCGATTAATAAGGAATCCCAGCTTGACTACCTCCGTAAACAGATATCAACCGTTAGGACTTCAATAAACGATATCAAGTCATTACTGAGGAGATTCAGGAAAAAGGAATACATTCGCATTGCACTGCGGGACATGCTCGGTTATGCAATCCTTTCAGAAGTCACACAGGAAATATCTGCTGTTGCAGACATCTGCCTCCAGATTGCCTATGAGTTCTGCAACAATGACCTGATTAAACGTTACGGGATGCCCATGTATACGGATGTGGATGGGAACACGCATAACTGTGCCTTCACAATCCTCGGTATGGGGAAACTCGGGGGTGAGGAGTTAAATTATAGTTCTGATATTGATATTATGTTCCTGTACACCTCTGACAGAGGGGAGACAAGCACGGGACAATTAAACAATCATCAGTTCTATGTAAAATTATCAGAGATGGTCAGCCGCATAATCGGGGATGTTACGGAAGAGGGTTTTGTATTCAGGGTAGACACGAGGCTCAGGCCGGAAGGTGACAAGGGTGATTTAGCAAGCTCGCTAAGGAGTTATGAGGTCTACTATGAATCATGGGGACTGACATGGGAGAGGGCGGCATTATCAAAGACAAGGCCATCTGCCGGGGATGAAAATCTTGGTAAGGCATTTCTCTCAATGATACAGCCATTTGTCTACAGAAAATATCTCGATTTTAATTCTATAGACGAGATCAGGGATATGAAGGTAAAGATTGATAAACACATTGCAGTAAAAGGTAAAGACTTAAATGACGTCAAGCTCGGGTATGGCGGGATAAGGGAGATAGAGTTTTTTGTTCAGGCATTACAGCTACTCTACGGAGGAAAAGAGCCGTGGATTAGGGAAAAGAATACACTGCGTGCCTTGCACAGGCTTGCACAGAAGGGCTTCATCTCCTACGATGAGGAGGGTATTCTGTCAAATGCATATCACCTCCTGCGCCGGATTGAACATGGGGTGCAGATCGTCGGTGAACGACAGGTACATGTCATGCCTAATGATGCTAAGGAACTCTATATACTTGCAAGAAGGCTTGGGTATAAAGACAAAGGCAGGAGCAGGGCAGATGAATTTCTTATGAAGGATTACCTATCTTGCACAAAGGCTGTGCGGAAGATTTATGACGGCCTGTTTGTTAAGAAAACAGCAGAAGAGGGGCCGATGGATGAAGAGGGTGCCTGTGAAATTGTTATTGGCGATGTTGTCCCTGAGGAAGAGGCCATTCATCTGCTTTCAAAGTATAATTTTAAGGACGCAAGAAAGGCATACAGAAATATAATATTATTAAGGGACGGGCCTGCATTCAGTCACCAGACACCGAGGAGCAGGCAGATATTTTCAAGGATATTCCCGAAATTTTTTAATCTTATGACTTCATTCTCTGACCCTGACCTTGCACTCAATAATCTTGAGGCACTTATCTCATCAGCAGGTGCCAGAGAGACGCTCTATTCCTTCTTTGAAGAAAACCCGCAGGCAATTGAGGCTGTAATAAGGCTCTTCAGCAGTAGTGAATATCTTTCAAAGATAGTGATGAGACACACTGAGCTTGTTGACCTTTTTCTTGACCCTGAAGAGATGCTGAAAAAGAGGACTAAGAAGGCCCTTCAGGATGAACTTTTTACCGCTATCAGAAATGCACAATCATACACTGAAAAACTTGATACCCTCAGGAAGTTTAAATATACAGAGGAGCTGCGTATCGGCTACACGGATATTCTGGGTTATGCAGTTACGGCTGAGGTCTCAAAAAATATGTCTGCACTTGCAGATTGTTCAGTATATGCGGCTGTAATCATAGCAGAGGAAGAGCTGGGCAGAACTTATGGACGCCCAATGTCTAAACCCATGAATAAACCGGAAAAGGCATCCACTGCAAGGTTCTGCGTTGTTGGGATGGGGAAACTTGGGGGTGAAGAGATTACTTACGGGTCTGACCTTGACCTGATATTTATATATTCCGGTGAAGGTGAGACCAAGGGCAAACACTCAATATCAAATGCTGAGTATTTCTCCTTTTTATCAAGCAAGATAATGTCAGCACTTACTTCAATAACAAGAGAGGGTACGGTCTTTAAGGTGGATGTCAGGCTGAGGCCATCCGGTACCAAAGGCCCGCTCTGTCAGTCTATTGAAGGGGTTATATCCTACATCAGAGACCATGCGGATACATGGGAGTTCCAGTATCTTACAAGGGCAAGGATTATTGCAGGGGATGAGACACTCGGACAGGAATTTATAACAGGATGCCAAAACCTTACATATCGAAGGCATAATAAGGAATTCCTGAGAAAGAACATTCGGGATATGCGCCAGAGGATGGAGAGAGAGGTCAGCAAGGAAGATGATGAGCATTATGATATAAAAGTCGGCCCAGGCGGAATCGTGGATATAGAGTTTATTGTGCAATACCTGAAACTCCTGCACGGCTCTCAATATCCGGCCATAAGAGTTACAAATACCCTTACATCACTTGAACTGCTCTACAAAGAGGGTGTGCTGTCAAAGGACAATTATTTTAAACTCAAGAAGGCATACACCTTCCTCCGCACACTTGAGAGCCGCCTTAGAATCGTACACAACATGCCCTCCCACCTCCTCCCCAAAAATCCCGATACCCTTGCATCACTTGCCATGAGAATGGATTATAAAGACACCAAACGCCTCTCAGCCGCCCGCAGGCTTATTAAAGCATACGAGGCATACAGGAAGGATGTGAGGGGGATAATGAATGAGGTGTTTGCAGGATAA